GCTGGCACCCACGAAGCTGCAATGACGTGGAAACGGGTCTTCTGGCACCGGATCGATGAGTGCTTCGAGTTTGGCCCACGCCCTTCTGAATGCATTTTCCTGAGCGTACAAGGCACGTACCGCTGGCGGTAAATTGCGCCTCTCAATAGCCCCGATCTCGACCAAGCCTGCGACTGCATCCGCATGCCTCATCTCGATTAGCGTTTCAGCCACCCAGTCCCGAGCCACGCATGTATCTGCATCGGTCGTCGCCATAATTCCGCGAGGTCTGCCGGCTTCGAAAAACCGCTCGGCTGCATAATCCATTAAGGCTTTGCGAGCCGTACCTACGTGATCGAAAGGCGGCGAAAGGTGGCCTTCGGCAATGTGAAGCCGGAGTTGCGGGCGGCTCTCGGCGAATTCTCGCGCCTTCCTCGCGGTCTCATCGTTACAGTTATTGGCAAAAACGATCACAAGAAAACAGTCCGTTGCGGTTTGCGTTGCGATCGAACCGAGCGCATCAACGATAGCGCGCTCTTCGTTTCTCGCAGGTATCGTCACGATTAAAGAACACGCTCGAGGGAGGGGTACCGATCCGAGTAAAGCGGTAAGGTTCAAACCGTCAATACATCCAGCCGATAGTTTTCGGTTCGATCGCTCCGAAGACGTCTGAAACGCCCGTCGGCCAAAAAGGCATCGTGTACCTCGTCCCCGCTCAGCGGATAGTCGTGCACCTTCGGCAAATAATGTACGAGTTCAACGGCCCCCTTTTTTTGTTGCACCGCCACAGCGATTTTACCGATGCTTCGTAGCAGGTCTGCTTTCGACCAATAGTATCCCACCTCTGAAAGGACGATAAGATCAAAGTTTCCGGGTGGAAAATCATTTGGCACTAGCATGCGGGCAAAGGTGACGCCTGCTTTCTTGTTGCAGCGAAGCTTAGCGGTTCGCAGAGCGTACCGATTCACGTCGATGGAAAGCAGCCTCGTACAGCGGTCGGCCAGTAGTGATGTAAGAACTCCGATCGAACAACCGATCTCGAGGGCGTTTCCAAAATGCCGTGATCCGAGAGCCTCGACGGTCGCACGGTATTTATCGGTTTCGTACGTACTTGTTTCGAAGTTCCAGGGATCTGGGCAGGCGGAGTAAAGTCGATCAAAATACTCGGCGCCAAGCGAGCGGTTTCGCGTCACAAGCACAACCTCGAAAGTAGAGCAGTTAGTCTTGCGGAGTTTCGGGTCCATGACGTCGGAAACCCACTATTCGGTCGTCTGCTCCAGCTTTGCGAAACTCAAGCAGTGTCACGCAGGGTTGAACGCACTTGGCATCTCCAAAAGAGGGGAGCGCCGTTCCTTATGGGTCAGGTCGGAGGCCCTCTGCGCCAGGCAAAAGCGCGTGGCCCTTGGCCGAGTGGACCGGGTGATCAAC
The nucleotide sequence above comes from Candidatus Tumulicola sp.. Encoded proteins:
- a CDS encoding SAM-dependent methyltransferase, which translates into the protein MDPKLRKTNCSTFEVVLVTRNRSLGAEYFDRLYSACPDPWNFETSTYETDKYRATVEALGSRHFGNALEIGCSIGVLTSLLADRCTRLLSIDVNRYALRTAKLRCNKKAGVTFARMLVPNDFPPGNFDLIVLSEVGYYWSKADLLRSIGKIAVAVQQKKGAVELVHYLPKVHDYPLSGDEVHDAFLADGRFRRLRSDRTENYRLDVLTV